A part of Arachis hypogaea cultivar Tifrunner chromosome 12, arahy.Tifrunner.gnm2.J5K5, whole genome shotgun sequence genomic DNA contains:
- the LOC112727168 gene encoding putative disease resistance protein RGA1 isoform X3, translated as MAAKFEGGAYLSSFVDAVLNRLSSVNSTPIASKLADQKLLQRMKASLRAVRCVLDNAEQKQIKDQEVKKWLVDLQDSLYMADDLLDELSTKAAIATPIQTDPGNSSSWTHYVDSILEDSDDAEMGIVNSMQDIVHKLESLVEEKDDLGLKQEFVKDEEDMSWRIQSSLVETSEIYGRDNDKKAIIELLLDDTCDANISVIPIVGMGGVGKTTLAQLVYNDARVEGEFDIRAWVCVSDQFDIVNVTKTLIKAAGASSCNEDDLSLLQTGLKDKLMGKKFLIVLDDVWIDNSRSWKSLQKPFQYGKKGSKVLVTTRNDNVADVVKTISAYKLGLLSEKDCWSFFVKRVFLSTASKEYSTLESVGRELVKKCKGLPLAVEALGSLLRTINYDGRDWDSVLKRELWEVFEDQNDEIIPALRISYHYLPSNLK; from the coding sequence ATGGCTGCAAAATTTGAGGGTGGAGCATACCTCTCTTCCTTTGTTGATGCCGTTTTGAACAGGCTGTCTTCGGTCAACTCAACCCCAATAGCAAGCAAGCTAGCTGACCAGAAGTTGCTTCAAAGGATGAAGGCAAGTCTCCGTGCCGTTCGATGTGTGCTTGATAATGCTGAGCAGAAGCAGATCAAAGACCAAGAAGTTAAGAAATGGCTTGTTGACCTCCAAGATTCTCTCTATATGGCTGATGACTTGCTTGATGAACTCTCCACTAAAGCTGCTATTGCCACTCCCATTCAAACGGATCCAGGTAACTCTTCTTCCTGGACTCACTATGTTGATTCAATCTTAGAAGATAGTGATGATGCTGAGATGGGGATAGTAAATAGCATGCAAGACATAGTTCATAAATTGGAGTCTCTTGTTGAAGAGAAAGATGATCTTGGTCTAAAACAAGAGTTTGTCAAAGATGAGGAGGACATGTCATGGAGAATTCAATCATCTCTGGTTGAAACTTCTGAGATATATGGAAGGGATAATGACAAGAAAGCCATAATAGAATTGTTGTTAGATGATACTTGTGATGCTAACATATCTGTTATCCCCATTGTTGGTATGGGAGGAGTTGGAAAAACTACCTTGGCTCAGCTGGTTTACAATGATGCCAGAGTGGAGGGGGAATTTGACATTAGAGCATGGGTGTGTGTTTCCGACCAATTCGACATTGTTAATGTTACAAAAACCTTAATAAAAGCTGCAGGTGCTAGTTCTTGTAACGAGGATGATTTAAGTTTACTTCAAACTGGATTGAAGGATAAGTTAATGGGGAAGAAATTCTTAATTGTTTTGGATGATGTGTGGATTGATAATTCCAGAAGCTGGAAAAGTCTTCAAAAACCTTTTCAATATGGGAAAAAGGGAAGCAAGGTTCTTGTAACAACTCGAAATGATAATGTTGCCGATGTAGTGAAAACTATTTCAGCATATAAGCTTGGTTTATTGTCAGAGAAAGATTGTTGGTCATTTTTTGTGAAACGTGTATTTCTTTCTACTGCATCGAAGGAGTATTCAACTCTAGAATCGGTTGGTCGAGAACTTGTCAAAAAGTGCAAAGGGCTACCTTTGGCAGTAGAGGCCCTTGGTTCCTTATTACGTACAATAAATTATGATGGAAGGGATTGGGATAGTGTATTGAAAAGAGAACTATGGGAAGTTTTTGAAGATCAGAATGACGAGATTATTCCTGCATTAAGAATTAGCTATCATTATCTTCCTTCAAATCTAAAGTGA
- the LOC112727168 gene encoding putative disease resistance RPP13-like protein 1 isoform X2, with the protein MLSRSRSKTKKLRNGLLTSKILSIWLMTCLMNSPLKLLLPLPFKRIQTLPEELCNLYNLQTLKLKKCRWLMKLPNNMQDLVNLRHLDIEGAGLEEMPKGISKMRDLQFLSDFVVGKHAENNGIKELGALANIHETLHICQLENVIDGDQALEARMAEKKNIRSLYLTWSSDNHTADSQDIINNLRPHTNLRELSINEYMGQTFPNWLGHSSFRNMTKIYLKCCSNCIEIPSLGQLPSLKHLQLSEFNKLTRVGAEFNKHVESSSCGTPFPMLETLCFSDMYCWEEWLSVSSEFELDAFPRLRVLTMRNCPLLRGDLPSQLPALKSLRISQCAQLAFTLPRADAMLKLSVEGPHQVEAVFEAIARKQLNCLQSLRISRCYSSISFPGACLPSSLQNLEILGCPYLEFPMSQKPHESLQSVSIFDSCFSLVSFPLGSFPNLTALTISSCKNMRSLEESYPTAASTSSLRSLSIKSCPSLVSFKMVAPHLEDLFLSDCSEIESFPEGGLPPNLKMLDIQSCKKLVTYLASMDLRDHCLTHLDIEHPYDNINSFPMDGCLPSSLETLYLRCFPSLEILDCKGLYHLQELWIDHCPNLQDVAGKSFPASLSILKLYGDSLLKKCWQMKDPLILSKMSHVRNINDDGLWIS; encoded by the exons ATGCTGAGCAGAAGCAGATCAAAGACCAAGAAGTTAAGAAATGGCTTGTTGACCTCCAAGATTCTCTCTATATGGCTGATGACTTGCTTGATGAACTCTCCACTAAAGCTGCTATTGCCACTCCCATTCAAACGGATCCAG ACATTGCCTGAGGAATTGTGTAATTTGTACAATCTCCAAACATTGAAGTTGAAGAAATGTCGTTGGCTAATGAAGCTACCCAACAATATGCAAGATCTTGTAAATTTACGTCATCTTGATATTGAAGGAGCTGGTCTTGAAGAGATGCCAAAAGGAATAAGCAAAATGAGGGATTTGCAGTTTTTAAGTGACTTTGTTGTCGGCAAGCATGCAGAGAATAATGGAATTAAAGAATTGGGAGCTCTTGCAAATATTCACGAGACGCTTCACATTTGCCAATTAGAGAATGTCATTGATGGTGATCAAGCTTTGGAGGCAAGAATGGCTGAGAAGAAGAACATTAGGAGTCTATATTTGACTTGGTCATCGGACAACCATACGGCTGATTCTCAAGATATAATCAACAATCTAAGGCCTCACACAAACTTGAGAGAGCTATCAATCAATGAGTACATGGGTCAAACATTTCCAAATTGGTTAGGACATTCTTCCTTCAGAAATATGACCAAAATCTACTTGAAATGCTGCAGCAATTGTATTGAGATTCCTTCACTTGGACAGCTACCCTCTTTGAAGCACTTGCAGCTCAGCGAGTTTAACAAATTAACGCGCGTGGGTGCCGAGTTTAACAAACATGTTGAATCTTCTTCTTGTGGGACACCCTTTCCAATGCTTGAAACTCTGTGTTTTTCTGATATGTATTGCTGGGAGGAGTGGCTTTCAGTTTCATCTGAGTTTGAGTTGGATGCTTTTCCTCGGCTTAGGGTGCTTACAATGCGAAATTGTCCTTTGTTAAGGGGAGATTTACCCAGCCAACTACCTGCTTTGAAAAGCCTTCGCATTAGCCAATGTGCTCAACTTGCCTTTACTCTCCCAAGAGCAGATGCAATGCTCAAGTTATCTGTTGAAGGACCCCACCAAGTGGAGGCCGTCTTTGAGGCCATTGCTCGCAAACAACTAAACTGTCTACAATCTTTAAGAATCTCAAGATGTTATTCATCCATATCATTTCCTGGAGCATGTTTGCCTTCTTCATTGCAAAACTTGGAAATTCTCGGTTGCCCATATCTAGAGTTCCCAATGTCGCAGAAGCCGCATGAGTCATTACAGTCGGTATCAATATTCGACAGTTGTTTTTCACTCGTGTCCTTCCCTTTGGGAAGCTTTCCGAATCTCACTGCACTCACAATTTCATCCTGTAAAAATATGAGGTCTCTGGAGGAATCATATCCTACTGCTGCTTCAACTTCAAGTCTCCGCTCTTTAAGCATCAAGAGCTGTCCTAGTCTTGTGTCTTTCAAGATGGTTGCACCCCATCTAGAGGATCTCTTCCTAAGCGATTGCTCAGAAATTGAGTCATTTCCTGAAGGGGGTTTGCCACCAAACCTGAAAATGCTTGACATCCAAAGTTGCAAGAAGCTGGTCACGTACCTAGCATCCATGGACTTGCGTGATCACTGTCTTACACATCTTGACATTGAACATCCTTATGATAACATCAATTCCTTCCCCATGGACGGTTGCCTGCCGTCCTCCCTTGAGACTCTCTATTTGCGATGCTTTCCAAGTCTAGAAATCTTAGACTGCAAGGGACTTTACCATCTCCAGGAGCTATGGATAGATCATTGTCCCAACCTGCAGGATGTCGCAGGGAAAAGCTTTCCTGCCTCTCTGTCAATTCTCAAATTATATGGAGATTCTTTGCTGAAGAAATGCTGGCAGATGAAGGATCCGCTGATTTTGTCCAAAATGTCCCACGTCCGCAACATCAATGATGACGGACTTTGGATTTCATGA
- the LOC112727168 gene encoding putative disease resistance RPP13-like protein 1 isoform X1 — MAEELLQPKGKKSLEELGCEYFDQLVARSFFQSSSTDNSFYVIHDIMHDLATIYAGEFYFRAEKFEENNRISNKTRHLLHNSRGNYPFSQLVAACGRVKDVRTFLEINLDDDDHPFNMENAPHIFSSQLKCLRILSFNTFPLYSLPNSIGELIHLRYLDLSYTCIQTLPEELCNLYNLQTLKLKKCRWLMKLPNNMQDLVNLRHLDIEGAGLEEMPKGISKMRDLQFLSDFVVGKHAENNGIKELGALANIHETLHICQLENVIDGDQALEARMAEKKNIRSLYLTWSSDNHTADSQDIINNLRPHTNLRELSINEYMGQTFPNWLGHSSFRNMTKIYLKCCSNCIEIPSLGQLPSLKHLQLSEFNKLTRVGAEFNKHVESSSCGTPFPMLETLCFSDMYCWEEWLSVSSEFELDAFPRLRVLTMRNCPLLRGDLPSQLPALKSLRISQCAQLAFTLPRADAMLKLSVEGPHQVEAVFEAIARKQLNCLQSLRISRCYSSISFPGACLPSSLQNLEILGCPYLEFPMSQKPHESLQSVSIFDSCFSLVSFPLGSFPNLTALTISSCKNMRSLEESYPTAASTSSLRSLSIKSCPSLVSFKMVAPHLEDLFLSDCSEIESFPEGGLPPNLKMLDIQSCKKLVTYLASMDLRDHCLTHLDIEHPYDNINSFPMDGCLPSSLETLYLRCFPSLEILDCKGLYHLQELWIDHCPNLQDVAGKSFPASLSILKLYGDSLLKKCWQMKDPLILSKMSHVRNINDDGLWIS, encoded by the coding sequence ATGGCAGAGGAACTTTTacagccaaaaggaaaaaagtcTTTGGAAGAACTTGGTTGTGAATATTTCGATCAATTGGTTGCAAGGTCCTTTTTTCAGTCCTCTAGTACTGATAACAGCTTCTATGTGATTCATGATATCATGCATGATTTGGCAACAATTTATGCTGGAGAATTCTATTTTAGAGCTGAAAAATTTGAGGAAAATAACAGGATCAGCAATAAAACTCGCCATTTATTGCATAACTCAAGAGGAAACTATCCCTTTTCGCAACTTGTTGCAGCTTGTGGTAGGGTAAAAGACGTGAGGAcatttcttgaaataaatttggATGATGATGATCATCCTTTCAATATGGAAAATGCTCCTCATATCTTTTCATCACAGTTGAAGTGCTTAAGAATTTTGTCATTTAATACATTTCCTCTTTATTCATTACCCAATTCAATAGGTGAATTGATTCATCTGCGTTATTTGGATCTCTCGTATACATGTATACAGACATTGCCTGAGGAATTGTGTAATTTGTACAATCTCCAAACATTGAAGTTGAAGAAATGTCGTTGGCTAATGAAGCTACCCAACAATATGCAAGATCTTGTAAATTTACGTCATCTTGATATTGAAGGAGCTGGTCTTGAAGAGATGCCAAAAGGAATAAGCAAAATGAGGGATTTGCAGTTTTTAAGTGACTTTGTTGTCGGCAAGCATGCAGAGAATAATGGAATTAAAGAATTGGGAGCTCTTGCAAATATTCACGAGACGCTTCACATTTGCCAATTAGAGAATGTCATTGATGGTGATCAAGCTTTGGAGGCAAGAATGGCTGAGAAGAAGAACATTAGGAGTCTATATTTGACTTGGTCATCGGACAACCATACGGCTGATTCTCAAGATATAATCAACAATCTAAGGCCTCACACAAACTTGAGAGAGCTATCAATCAATGAGTACATGGGTCAAACATTTCCAAATTGGTTAGGACATTCTTCCTTCAGAAATATGACCAAAATCTACTTGAAATGCTGCAGCAATTGTATTGAGATTCCTTCACTTGGACAGCTACCCTCTTTGAAGCACTTGCAGCTCAGCGAGTTTAACAAATTAACGCGCGTGGGTGCCGAGTTTAACAAACATGTTGAATCTTCTTCTTGTGGGACACCCTTTCCAATGCTTGAAACTCTGTGTTTTTCTGATATGTATTGCTGGGAGGAGTGGCTTTCAGTTTCATCTGAGTTTGAGTTGGATGCTTTTCCTCGGCTTAGGGTGCTTACAATGCGAAATTGTCCTTTGTTAAGGGGAGATTTACCCAGCCAACTACCTGCTTTGAAAAGCCTTCGCATTAGCCAATGTGCTCAACTTGCCTTTACTCTCCCAAGAGCAGATGCAATGCTCAAGTTATCTGTTGAAGGACCCCACCAAGTGGAGGCCGTCTTTGAGGCCATTGCTCGCAAACAACTAAACTGTCTACAATCTTTAAGAATCTCAAGATGTTATTCATCCATATCATTTCCTGGAGCATGTTTGCCTTCTTCATTGCAAAACTTGGAAATTCTCGGTTGCCCATATCTAGAGTTCCCAATGTCGCAGAAGCCGCATGAGTCATTACAGTCGGTATCAATATTCGACAGTTGTTTTTCACTCGTGTCCTTCCCTTTGGGAAGCTTTCCGAATCTCACTGCACTCACAATTTCATCCTGTAAAAATATGAGGTCTCTGGAGGAATCATATCCTACTGCTGCTTCAACTTCAAGTCTCCGCTCTTTAAGCATCAAGAGCTGTCCTAGTCTTGTGTCTTTCAAGATGGTTGCACCCCATCTAGAGGATCTCTTCCTAAGCGATTGCTCAGAAATTGAGTCATTTCCTGAAGGGGGTTTGCCACCAAACCTGAAAATGCTTGACATCCAAAGTTGCAAGAAGCTGGTCACGTACCTAGCATCCATGGACTTGCGTGATCACTGTCTTACACATCTTGACATTGAACATCCTTATGATAACATCAATTCCTTCCCCATGGACGGTTGCCTGCCGTCCTCCCTTGAGACTCTCTATTTGCGATGCTTTCCAAGTCTAGAAATCTTAGACTGCAAGGGACTTTACCATCTCCAGGAGCTATGGATAGATCATTGTCCCAACCTGCAGGATGTCGCAGGGAAAAGCTTTCCTGCCTCTCTGTCAATTCTCAAATTATATGGAGATTCTTTGCTGAAGAAATGCTGGCAGATGAAGGATCCGCTGATTTTGTCCAAAATGTCCCACGTCCGCAACATCAATGATGACGGACTTTGGATTTCATGA
- the LOC112729851 gene encoding protein FAR1-RELATED SEQUENCE 5-like produces MGSVNDGMQRKREPKAETRCGCEVEMCVHVHFESGRWIISYFQDVHNHKLLDDRLTFMLSGHRKMDAATLEQMNMMPRVGIKTPQIYSSFVQTARGFQNLSFLKRDMYNQIGKYWRLIGGDATACLKFLESTTQANPGMFVRYLADKDGRLVHLFWSDNCSQLDYGLFGDVMAFDATYRKNKYMCPLFLDAMKGKAPGCVITDGHRAMKKAIEAVSPGAYHRLCAWHLLRNATSNLSNPRFTSEFKKCMLFDYKVWEFEDHWHYMVDALGLSDNQWVSDLYSRRRMWATAHIRGNFFGGFRTMSRCEGLHSMLGKFVQSRHNLRDFVEQFMRCISQMRSREAHSDLLSMVGEPVLQSPFHDLERSAAKKLTRAIFFNFRPMLFRACTLKVRTHTWSQTSDTFTLSRSANARREWQVCHYGDSNNFKCSCLRMESLGIPCDPIVAVLVHLEMTDIPDSLVLDHWSKSARSKVRAFVEKGLFCWDISANI; encoded by the exons ATGGGGTCCGTTAACGACGGCATGCAACGGAAACGTGAGCCAAAGGCGGAGACCAGATGCGGCTGTGAGGTAGAGATGTGCGTCCACGTGCACTTCGAAAGTGGTAGATGGATAATATCATACTTTCAAGACGTTCACAACCACAAGTTGCTGGACGATAGACTGACTTTCATGCTATCGGGCCATAGGAAAATGGATGCAGCCACCCTGGAACAAATGAACATGATGCCTAGAGTTGGGATTAAAACGCCACAGATTTATTCATCTTTTGTGCAGACTGCCAGGGGATTCCAAAACCTTTCGTTTCTAAAGAGGGATATGTATAACCAGATAGGGAAGTATTGGAGGCTCATTGGTGGGGATGCGACGGCTTGCCTTAAGTTCCTGGAATCAACGACGCAGGCTAATCCTGGAATGTTTGTGCGTTATTTGGCGGACAAGGATGGTCGTTTGGTGCACCTGTTTTGGTCGGATAATTGCAGTCAGCTGGATTATGGTTTGTTTGGGGATGTCATGGCATTTGATGCGACATATCGGAAGAATAAGTATATGTGTCCACTG TTCCTGGACGCCATGAAGGGTAAAGCACCTGGGTGTGTGATAACAGATGGGCATAGAGCGATGAAAAAGGCAATCGAAGCGGTGTCTCCTGGGGCCTATCACCGTTTGTGTGCGTGGCATCTGCTGAGGAATGCCACTTCTAACCTAAGCAACCCCAGATTTACTTCTGAATTTAAGAAATGCATGCTGTTCGATTATAAGGTGTGGGAGTTTGAAGATCATTGGCATTATATGGTGGATGCGCTTGGTCTGTCTGATAATCAATGGGTTTCTGACCTTTACTCTAGGAGAAGGATGTGGGCAACTGCACATATAAGGGGCAACTTCTTTGGGGGTTTTCGTACAATGTCAAGGTGTGAAGGATTGCACTCAATGCTGGGTAAATTTGTCCAGTCTCGTCATAATTTGAGGGACTTTGTTGAGCAGTTTATGCGTTGCATATCCCAAATGAGGTCCAGGGAAGCACACTCTGATCTGTTATCCATGGTTGGGGAACCAGTGCTACAGAGTCCATTTCATGATTTGGAGAGGTCAGCTGCAAAGAAGCTCACAAGGGCAATTTTCTTCAACTTCAGGCCGATGCTTTTCCGCGCTTGCACATTGAAGGTACGAACACACACATGGAGCCAGACTTCTGATACATTCACTTTGTCTAGGTCAGCTAATGCGCGTAGGGAGTGGCAAGTGTGTCACTATGGTGACAGTAACAATTTCAAGTGCTCTTGCTTGCGAATGGAGTCCCTTGGTATACCGTGTGATCCCATTGTAGCAGTGCTGGTACATTTGGAGATGACTGACATACCAGACAGTCTTGTTCTGGATCATTGGTCCAAGAGTGCTCGCTCGAAAGTAAGGGCCTTTGTGGAGAAAGGTCTGTTTTGCTGGGATATCTCTGCCAACATTTAA